A genome region from Chengkuizengella sp. SCS-71B includes the following:
- a CDS encoding MFS transporter yields the protein MKWKDWDQNLKVRLYGEAVIGILFWMFFPFMAIYFAEIFGKSTAGILLVVSQCIGVIANLFGGYCADKFGRKKMMVYSYLGTSAAFLMFLFANSPWYESPVLTFISFSLLGVFGAFYWPASHAMVADVVPEKDRTAVFAVFYIMINMSVVIGPLLGGIFFFNYRFELLVAAFIISVIFTIVLQRFIRETAPNVVEDKNKESKDDKWYSFLIEQVKNYSVIITDKAFFLFILAGILLAQTFMQMDLLLAVYISESVPSQTLFNFNNWSFVASGEKVFSWIIVENGLLVVLFTLYATKISERFEAHRVFIASALTYGVSMIIFGHTLQIWGLLLGMFIFTVAELMAVGIQESFVAKLAPKEMLGQYYAAASLRFTIGRTIAPLAIPLTVWFGFRWTFIIIALLAFVGAGLYYAMSVLMRKQEYI from the coding sequence ATGAAGTGGAAAGACTGGGATCAAAATTTAAAGGTAAGATTATATGGGGAAGCTGTTATTGGTATTTTATTTTGGATGTTTTTTCCTTTTATGGCTATCTATTTTGCTGAGATATTTGGTAAGAGTACAGCCGGGATATTGTTAGTGGTTTCACAATGTATAGGTGTTATCGCGAATTTATTTGGAGGTTATTGTGCAGATAAATTCGGTAGAAAAAAGATGATGGTGTATTCATACTTAGGTACATCAGCTGCATTTTTGATGTTTCTATTTGCTAATTCACCATGGTATGAATCACCTGTACTGACTTTTATATCTTTTTCATTGTTAGGTGTTTTTGGGGCTTTTTATTGGCCTGCAAGTCACGCTATGGTTGCAGATGTTGTACCTGAAAAAGATCGTACAGCAGTATTTGCTGTGTTTTACATTATGATTAATATGTCAGTAGTTATAGGACCATTACTGGGTGGAATTTTCTTTTTTAATTATCGATTTGAATTATTGGTTGCTGCATTTATTATAAGTGTCATATTTACAATTGTATTGCAACGATTTATTCGAGAAACAGCACCGAACGTTGTAGAGGACAAAAACAAAGAAAGTAAAGATGATAAGTGGTATTCTTTCTTAATTGAGCAGGTGAAAAATTACAGTGTTATTATTACGGATAAAGCATTCTTTTTATTTATACTTGCAGGGATCTTACTCGCACAAACCTTTATGCAGATGGATTTGCTGTTAGCTGTATATATATCTGAATCTGTACCGAGTCAAACTTTATTTAATTTCAATAATTGGTCATTTGTTGCTTCAGGGGAAAAAGTGTTTAGTTGGATTATTGTTGAAAATGGTTTATTGGTTGTATTATTTACTCTTTATGCTACAAAAATTTCTGAACGCTTTGAGGCGCATAGAGTTTTTATTGCCAGTGCATTGACCTATGGAGTATCCATGATTATCTTTGGACACACCTTGCAAATTTGGGGTTTATTATTGGGAATGTTTATATTTACTGTAGCAGAGCTTATGGCTGTTGGTATTCAAGAATCTTTTGTAGCTAAATTAGCTCCAAAAGAAATGTTAGGGCAATATTATGCTGCTGCCAGTTTACGATTTACGATTGGAAGAACAATTGCTCCATTGGCAATTCCGTTAACGGTTTGGTTTGGGTTTCGATGGACATTTATTATCATTGCCTTATTGGCCTTTGTAGGAGCAGGATTATATTATGCAATGTCTGTGTTGATGAGGAAGCAGGAGTATATATAA